CAGCTCGCGAACGCGGCCTTCATCAGGCTTCAGATCGAACTGCTTAACAACCTCAGCAACGATCAAACCCAGTACCACGCGACGCTTGGCCTGCTCTTCGAACAGCTCGGCTGGCAGTTGATCCGGCTTGATGTTGCCACCGAATTGCTGGACAGCTTGAACGCGCAGACGGTTAACTTCGTTGTCCAGCAGCGCCTTCGGCACTTCGATCGGGTTGGAGGCCAGCAGACCGTCCATGACCTGATTCTTCACTTTGGACTTGATGGCCTGACGCAGTTCGCGCTCCATGTTCTTGCGAACTTCGGCGCGGAAGCCTTCCAGACCTGCTTCCTTGATGCCGAACTGAGCGAAGAACTCCTCGGTCAGCTCTGGCAGCTTAGGCTCGGAAACGCTGTTGACAGTCACAGTGAACTCGGCGGCCTTGTTGGCCAGATCCAGGTTCTGATAGTTCTCAGGGAAGGTCAGATTCAGGACGCGCTCTTCACCCGCCTTGGCGCCTACCAGGCCTTCTTCGAAGCCAGGAATCATGCGACCCGAGCCCAGCACCAGCTGGGTACCCTTGGCCGAACCACCGGCGAAGACTTCACCGTCGACCTTGCCAACGAAATCGATGTTCAGTTGATCGTCGTTCTGCGCAGCACGATCGGCCACTTCAAAACGCACGTTCTGCTTGCGCAGGATTTCCAGCATGTTATCCAGGTCGGCATCAGCCACATCAGCGCTCAGGCGCTCAACGGCGATGTTTTCGAAGCCGGCAACAGTGAACTCTGGGAACACTTCAAAAGTGGCAACGTACTCCAGGTCCTTGCCCTTCTCCAGCACTTTAGGCTCGACCGAAGGAGCGCCGGCAGGGTTCAGTTTCTGCTCGACAACGGCTTCATAGAAGGAAGCCTGGATCACATCACCTACTGCTTCTTGACGCGCATCAGCCTCATAACGCTGACGGATCACGCTCATTGGAACCTTGCCAGGACGGAAGCCTGGAATCTTGGCCTTTTGGGCAGTCTGCTGCAGACGCTTGTTGACCTGGCTCTCGATGCGCTCAGCCGGCACGGTGATGCTCATGCGGCGCTCAAGAGCAGAAGTATTTTCAACAGAAACTTGCATGGATATTCCTCGTTGCACAGACGTTAGCCGGCCGTTTTCCGACCCCAGAATCAAGGGCATGCATTCTAGAGGGTCAAACTCAAGAAGTCACCCTACTGAAAACGGGTAAAAAACCGCCGGCAATGTGAAGGCGGGGACAAAGGATTGAGCCTCGCCATGAGAGCAAATATTGCGAACCAAACCAGGGCCTCTACTTCAACCCTTCTATATATAGAAGGAGTCGTTCAGCACACCCCTGAAAAACGCCAGCCAATAGCTGAAACCCGGAACCCTCAACGACCAAAGGACAACATTCTGCCACTCAACCGGCTCATCGGATGCAGCCATTTAGAGGTATCAAATCCAGAAACGAAAACGGCGCAGCCCTTTTCAGGTGCTGCGCCGTTATCTGCTATTAACTAGCTACTTTATTGGTGCGGACGAAGAGACTCGAACTCTTACACCTTGCGGCGCTGGAACCTAAATCCAGTGTGTCTACCAATTCCACCACGTCCGCGTAACAAGCTTTTAAAGCAAAGGCGCCAGACTATTAATCTGGCGCCTTCTTCGAATATGGGGTGGACGATGGGGATCGAACCCACGACAACAGGAGTCACAATCCTGTGCTCTACCAACTGAGCTACGCCCACCATATTGCGTTACTTGTGCCAAAGCTGCCTAATGGCGCACCCGGCAGGACTCGAACCTGCGACCATCCGCTTAGAAGGCGGATGCTCTATCCAGCTGAGCTACGGGCGCCTTATTAATCTGTATTCTTTAACGATTACAAACTAATTGCTTTCAGTCGTTACGAGTTAAACATCAACTCTGCCCGACCTTCTTAACCAGTGCTAGGCTGTGCCCGACAAGTGCGACGAATGTTATAGACGGTCCGTTAGGTCGTCAACTCTTTTTTGAAAAAAATTCATTTAATTAAAGGGCTTAGGGGAATTTGCAGACCAAGCGCCTTTGCCCTCACGTTCCGACATGCGAGAATGCGTTCTCTTTTTCTCACCCTCTCGATGGTTAATCACGCGTCATGACTGCACAACTAATCGACGGCAAGGCGATCGCCGCTAGCCTGCGCCAGCAGATCGCCAAACGCGTCGCCGAGCGTCGCCAGCAAGGCCTGCGTACTCCAGGCCTCGCGGTGATTCTGGTCGGCAGCGACCCGGCCTCTCAAGTTTATGTCTCGCACAAGCGTAAAGACTGCGAAGAGGTCGGCTTCCTTTCCCAAGCCTATGACTTGCCCGCCAACACCACTCAAGAGGACCTGGCCGGCTTGATCGACCGCCTCAACGATGACCCGAACATCGATGGCGTCCTGCTGCAGTTGCCGCTTCCCGAGCACCTGGACGCTTCTCTATTACTGGAGCGTATTCGCCCGGACAAAGACGTGGACGGTTTCCATCCTTATAACGTCGGTCGCCTGGCCCAGCGCATTCCACTGCTGCGCCCTTGCACCCCCAAGGGCATCATGACCCTTCTGGAAAGCACCGGTGCCGATCTGTACGGCATGGATGCAGTGGTTGTCGGCGCTTCCAATATCGTTGGTCGCCCGATGGCCATGGAGTTGCTGCTGGCCGGTTGCACCGTGACCGTGACCCACCGCTTCACCAAGGATCTGGCTGGTCATGTCGGCCGTGCCGACCTGGTAGTCGTAGCCGCCGGCAAGCCGGGCCTGGTCAAGGGCGAGTGGATCAAGGAAGGCGCAATCGTCATCGACGTTGGCATCAATCGCCAGGACGACGGCAAGCTGGTGGGTGACGTGGTGTATGAAACCGCCCTGCCCCGCGCCGGCTGGATCACCCCAGTACCTGGTGGCGTCGGCCCCATGACCCGCGCCTGCCTGCTGGAAAACACGCTGTACGCAGCCGAATCGCTGCACAGCTGAGTTTGCTGCCCCGCAACAGAAAACCCGCCAATGGCGGGTTTTTTTATTCTGAAATTAAAGGCCGCCCGGGCTCTTTATCACCCCTGACTCTTAGCCCGCGCCCATTGCTGCGCAAAGCCCTACCGTTCAGGAAAAAAACGTGTTTTTTCTTTATTTTTAAGGGCTTTCGGCTGACCGTGGAAGAACAATCGACAGTTCTTCAGCCATACTCATAAAATGTAACGTTTTTCCCAGAAAGCCCGTTAGCCAACGGCATATCCATTCTTTATCGAGTCCGCCCGCGTGAAAATTCGTCTCTCCATTCTCAGCTTGTTGTTTGCTGTGTCCGGCACACTGATCGCGCACAGCGTCGACGCCAGCGAAACCACCGCGGCGCCAAGAGACACTTCACAATTGCATATCGCGTCCGGTAGCGCCCTGCTGCTGGATCTGCAGACCAACAAAGTTATCTATTCCAGCAACCCGGACGTGATAGTCCCCATCGCCTCGGTGACCAAGCTGATGACCGCCATGGTGGTCCTGGACGCCAAGCTGCCCCTGGACGAATACATCTCCATGAACATCAGCGACACCCCGGAAATGAAAGGGGTGTTCTCCCGGGTCAAGCTCAACAGTGAGCTGAGCCGCCGGGACACACTGCTGATCGCCCTGATGTCTTCGGAAAACCGTGCTGCCGCCAGCCTGGCCCATCACTACCCGGGCGGCTACGCGGCGTTCATCGCAGCAATGAACGCCAAGGCCAAGTCCCTGGGCATGACCCACACCCGCTACGTGGAGCCTACAGGCCTGTCGATCCACAACGTTTCCACCGCCCGTGACCTGAGCAAGTTGCTGGTGGCTTCGCGCAAGTACCCGCTGCTCAGCGAACTGAGTACCACCAAGGAAAAGACCGTAGCCTTTCGCAAGCCCAACTACACCCTGGGCTTCCGTAATACCGACCATCTAGTGAACAAGGAAAAATGGGACATCAAGATCACCAAGACCGGCTTTACCAACCAGGCCGGCCACTGCCTGGTGCTGGTCACCAGCATGGGTAATCGCCCGGTAGCGCTGGTGATTCTTGATGCCTTCGGCAAATACACCCACTTCGCCGATGCCAGCCGCATCCGCAATTGGGTCGAAACCGGTAAGAGCGGCTCGGTACCGGACGTCGCCCTGCGCTACAAAGCGGACAAGAACCTGAAGAACCGTCAGGTCGCCGCTCCCCAGGCCTCACACTGATACCCGGCAAAAAACAACGGCGCCCTCAGGCGCCGTTGTTGTCTGTAGCACACTCAATGACTGTCGAGTGCCTTGCTCGCCCGGGCTGCCGCCTGCTCCTGGCCGGCCTGGGCCAATTCATTGACGGCTTTCAACCAACGCTGGCGATCCACCTTGGCCGGCAACTGGTTGGGGGCCTGGATCAGTACCGCAAAGCTGCCGGCACTCTTCCAGGATGACTCGAACTCGCTGAAGCTCATCAGTTGCCGACGGCTTTTCGCCCCACGCAACAGCACTGTCTGCTTGTCGCGGTTATAGCCGGCCAGCACGGCATAGCGCGGCTCAGCCCAGAATGTCGAACCCTCGGTAAAGCGCACCAGCACCGGGTAACCCGCCGCCACCTGCGTCAGCAACGCCGACAATTGGTTATCCAGGGGATAGACGACCATGCCGTATTCACGCGCCAGGTTCTGCATGTTCTGCTGCAACTGCGCCTCGGCACCCGGCAGATGCAATGGCTTGTCCAGCAGACCGGGCGTGATCACCACGCCCTGCTGCGACAGCATGCTGGCCAGTGCACCTGGGCCGCTCTGGTACATCTGGCCACGGAAAGACGGCACGCTGTTGAGTTCGACACGTTCCGGCAGGCGCTGGATGTCAGGCTGTACGCTACCGGCACAACCGGCCAGGGCCAAGACACAGGCGCTGGCCAGCAGCGCCACTCGAAACCGAGGAAATACCCGCACCATCTTTGCTCTCTATTCAGACACCGGGCGACCCGCCTCCGGCTGGGGCCCTGATAATAGGGCGCCCGCGGGCAAGGGTATAGCGTTAGGCGCCAGTTAATTGAAAACCATAGAGCGAAGTGTTCGAAGACTCTCGACTATTGGTCAATAGCTTGAAACACATAGGCTACTAGACTGTCGATTGTTAAGAGTGTGTGCCCCGCACGGGGCATAAAGGAGGCACTTATGAGCCTGACAACGACCATCCTGATGCTGATCCTCGGCTGGCTGGCGGTAGCCGCCGCTATGCTCTGGGGCGTGCTGCGCATCACCCGCCGCCACCACCATCAGCCCCCGCAAGCAGCCCCCGCCATCAAGGCTGGAAAGAGCGCCCGGCGTCCTGCCGCTGCCCACTGATCAAGGTTTCCCCTACCCCTGAAACAAAGCGGCCGCCTGACTCCAAGGAGTACAGGCGGCCGCCAGTCATGGCTGCGGATCAAGCGTCGCTACGGGCCGCCTGACGCTTCTGCCGGGCCCGGCGGGCCAGCATGTTGAGACTCTCAATGGCCGCCGAGAAGGCCATCGCCGCATACACATAGCCCTTGGGCACATGGGCGCCGAAACCTTCGGCGATCAGGGTCATGCCGATCATGATCAAGAAGCCCAGGGCCAGCATCACCACGGTCGGGTTGTCATTGATGAACTTGGCCAGCGGTTCGGCCGCCAGCAGCATCACCAGCACCGACACCACCACGGCAATGATCATGATCGGCAAATGCTCGGTCATGCCGACTGCAGTAATGATGCTGTCGATGGAGAACACCATGTCCAGCAACAGGATCTGACCGATCGCTGCGGCAAAGCCGATAGCCACGCCCGGAGTCTCGTTCTTGGCCTGCTCAGGTTCAGGGTCCATGCTGTGGTGGATTTCCGTGGTGGCTTTCCACACCAGGAACAGGCCACCGGCAATCAGGATCATGTCCTTCCAGGAGAAACTCTGCCCCATCACTTCAATCACCGGCTCAGTGAGCTGGACGATGAACGCAATGGTACTGAGCAGCGCCAGGCGCAGGATCAAGGCCATGCCGATACCGATGCGTCGTGCCTTGGCCCGGTGCTTTTGCGGCAACTTGTTGGTGAGGATGGAGATAAAGATCAGGTTATCGATGCCAAGCACGATCTCCATCACCACCAGGGTGGCCAGGGCGACCCAGGCGGTGGGGCTTGCAGCGAGCTGTAAAAGGTAATCCATGGGTCAATCCTGACTCGGTTGTATGAAAGATCAGATTTCCTGGGACGCAGGCGCTGGTTTCTTCTCGCTGTCGTCCTCTGGCTTTTCCTTGCCGGTCACGCTCTGAGTCGCATCGCTGAGCGCCTGTTCTGCCGCTTTGTGGGTATCGTCGATGGCCTGCTTGGCCGACTCCGCCGCCTTGCCCAGCATCTGCTGCGCGCTTTTTTCCGCCTGGTCACAACCCGCCAGGGTCAGCATAGACAGGGCCAGCAGCGACGCTGCGCCCAAGGTTTTGAAAGACATGCCGTATTCCTCGATAGAACGGACGGGACCAAGTAGGGCCCCGGCGATAGCGAGGCATTCTAAGGAGAGTGATACTTCAGGAAAATTCGTTTTTTTAGCAGTTATACTTCGCTTTTTACGAACTGAATGTGCCCATGCTCAACTACCGCCAGCTGCATTATTTCTGGGTTGTGGCCAAGACCGGCAGCATCGTCCGCGCCTGCGACCAGTTGAACCTGACCCCGCAAACCATCAGCGGCCAGATCAGCCTGCTGGAACAGACTTACGGCATCGAATTGTTTCGCCGGGTTGGCCGCCAGTTGGAGCTGACCGAAGCCGGACGCCAGGCCCTGCCCTACGCCGAGCAGATGTTCCAGCTCGGGGGCGAGCTGGAAGCCATGCTCCGCGCCCGCCCCGACGAACAGCAGATCCAGTTCCGGGTCGGCGTGGCGGATGTGGTGCCCAAGTCCATCGTCTATCGCCTGATCGCCCCGACCATGGAGCTCAGCGAGCCGATCCGCCTGACCTGTCGCGAAGACAAGCTCGAACGCCTGCTGGCGGACCTGGCCATCCAGCGCCTGGACCTGGTGATTTCCGACAGCCCGATGCCCTCGCACCTGGACATCAAGGGCTACAGCCAGAAGCTAGGGGAATGCGGCATCAGTTTCTTCGCCACCGAGGAGCTGGCGCGACGGCACGGCGCCGACTTCCCCCGGGGCCTGCACGGCGCGCCACTGCTGATTCCCGGGCAGGAAACCGTGGTCCGCAGCCGCCTGCTGCGCTGGTTCGCCGAGCAACAGTTGCAGCCACGGATCATCGGTGAATTCGACGACAGCGCCCTGATGCAGGCCTTTGGCCAATCCGGCAGTGGAATCTTCATCGCCCCGAGCGTGATTGCCGACGAGGTCATGCACCAGTACGGAGTGCAACTGATTGGCCAGACCGATGCCGTGGCCGAGTCGTTCTACGCCATTTCCGTGGAGCGCAAGGTCAAGCACCCCGGCATCGTGGCCATTACCGAAGGGGCGCGACGGGAATTGTTCACGCCCCTCAATCTCTGATCAGGAAGCGCAGGCACTCGGCGCTTTGAGCTTCATCAGCAGCAGCGCCAGGGCGATCGACAGCAGAATGAAACCCGAGGCCGCGAACCCCAGGCTGCCCAGGCCCAGGGTATCGATCACCCGGCCGCCGACCATTGCCCCCAGGCCAATGCCCAGGTTGGCCCCGGCAATGTTCAACGAAGCGGCGAAGGCCGGCGCCTGGGGAGCCGCCTTGATCAAGCGCACATGGCTCACCAGGAACATCGCCGCCTGGGTCACGCCCCAGATGGCCATGGCCGCTGCCAGCCCCAGGGTCGAATGAATGCTCGGCACCAGGGCTACCATGCCGCCGATCATCAGTGCGCAGAACACCATGGAGGCGATCAACGGGTGACGGTCCACCGCCCGGCCGCCCAGGGAATTGCCGATCAGGCCCACCGCGCCAAAGCCCATCAGGCACCAGCCCACCAGCGCACCGTCGAACCCGGCCAGGCGCTCGAGTATGTCCGCCAGGTAGGTGTAGGCAGTGAACATGCCGCTAAATACCAGGATCGACAGCAGCACATGCCCTTGCATCAGCGGGCTGCGCAGGATGCGAAACTGCGCCCGCAGGCTCACCTGCTCGTTGTGCTGGCGGGTTTGCGGCAGGTAGATAAACAGCAACAGGGCCTTGGCGAACGCCACCACCGCCAGGATGCCGAAGGCGCTGCGCCAGCCGAACGCATCGGCAATCAGGGTGCCCACGGGAATCCCGAACACCGTGGCGCAGACAATGCCAAAGCCGATCTTGGCAATCGCCCGCCCGGCGTAGTCCGGGCCGACGATGTCCACCGCCGTCTCGCTGGCCAGGGCCCAGAACACCGGCAACCCTAGGGCCGGCACCAGCCGCGCCAGGGACATCACCCAGATGTTCGGCGCCAGCGCCGCCAGGGTATTGGCCAGGCCGAACATCACCAGCACGCTGATAAACAGCTTCTTGCGGGGAAAACGCGCGAAGTAGGCGGTCAGAAATGGCCCGAAGGCAGCCACGGTAAAGGCGAACAGGGTCACCAGCAGCCCGGCCTGGGACACGCTGACCTGCAGGTCGCGGGCAATCGACGGCAACAGGCCGACGATGATGAACTCCGTGGTCAGCACGGTAAAACCGGCGGCCGACAACAGCAGGATGGGCAACAGCATGCAGAACTCCAGAAACAGCGACAGCAGCGACAGCCCGAAGGGCCCGCTGACTGGATAGAAAAAGGGGATGGCGAATCTTAACAGAGTGCGCCCGGCTCCGGGCAACCACCGCGTGCACGGCTCTGCAAGGGGCAAGTGGCAGATCGTCACATCGACGCGGTAACCCCGGCCTGCTGTGATAAAGTCCGCCCCCTGCTGAAAACAGGCCCTGTCGAGTTCGTCTACCCTTCAAACGTCTCGATCGCCCGTCGCCTTTTCAGACTGCGTCTGTGCCTGGCGGTTCAACCACCGGCGCTGGCGACCGGCAGGCTCCGCACATTAAAAAAAACAGAGATACCGCTATGAGCGCTTCACCCCCTTCCTTTCTGCATTCCCTCAAACGCCTGAGCCTGGTCACGCAGATCGTTATCGGCCTGATCGCCGGTATCGCCCTGGCACTGCTGGCACCGGAGGTGGCGAAATCCACCACCTTTATCGGCAAGGTATTCGTCTCGGCGCTCAAGGCCGTGGCCCCGATCCTGGTGTTCGTGCTGGTCATGGCCTCCATCGCCAACCACAAGCACGGCCAGGAAACCCATATCCGGCCGATCCTGGTGCTCTACCTGCTGGGCACCTTCGCCGCCGCCGTGGTCGCGGTGATCGCCAGCAGCCTGTTTCCTTCCGCCCTGGTGCTGTCGACCCACGACGTGGCCATCAGCGCGCCCGGCGGGATCACCGAAGTGCTGCAAAGCCTGCTGCTGAGCGTGGTGGACAACCCGGTCAGCGCCCTGATGAACGCCAACTTCATCGGCATCCTGGCCTGGGCCATTGGCATGGGCGTGGCCATCCGCCATGCCGGCGAGACCACCCGCACCGTGCTCGATGACCTGTCCAACGGGGTGACCGTCATCGTGCGCGTGGTGATCCGCTTCGCGCCCCTGGGGATCTTCGGCCTGGTGGCCTCGACCCTGGCCACCTCGGGCTTCAACGCCCTGCTCGGCTACCTGCACCTGCTGGCGGTCCTGATCGGCTGCATGCTGTTCGTGGCCCTGGTGATGAACCCGCTGATCGTGTTCTGGAAGATTCGCCGCAACCCCTTCCCGCTGGTGCTGACCTGCCTGCGCGAAAGTGGCATCACCGCCTTCTTCACCCGCAGCTCGGCGGCCAACATTCCAGTCAACCTGGAACTGAGCAAGCGCCTGGGCCTGCATGAAGACACCTACTCGGTGTCGATCCCGCTGGGCGCCACCATCAACATGGCCGGCGCGGCAATCACCATTACCGTGCTGACCCTGGCCGCCGTGCACACCCTCGGTATCGCCGTCGACCTGCCCACCGCCGTGCTGCTCAGCGTGGTCGCGGCCATCTGCGCCTGCGGTGCTTCCGGCGTGGCCGGCGGCTCGCTGCTGCTGATTCCCCTGGCCTGCAGCCTGTTCGGCATTCCCAGCGAAATCGCCATGCAGGTGGTGGCCGTAGGCTTCATCATCGGCGTGCTGCAGGATTCGGCGGAAACCGCGCTGAATTCCTCCACCGACGTACTCTTCACCGCCGCCGCGTGCATGGCCCAGGAAGACAAGGCGCAAGCCTCGGCCTGATGCGCACATCCCGGATCGGCATGGCCCTGTAGCCACTGCCGAACCCGCTCCCTGCGGACCGTTCGCAGCCTGCGGCAGCAGCCACAAAAAAGCCCGGCCAGGGTCAACCTGGCCGGGCTTTTTTATCGCCTGGGGTTTAGAACGCGCCCATGTAGTCGCGCTTGCCCACTTCCACACCGTTGTGACGCAGGATTGCGTAGGTGGTGGTGACGTGGAAGAAGAACTGCGGCAGGCCGTAGGTCAGCAGGTAGGACTGGCCACTGAAGCGCTTCTCTTTCGGGGTGCCCGGACGGGTCACGATCTCGATGCCTTCCTTGCCATCGATCTGCGCCGGCTGGATGCCGTCGATAAAGGCCAGGACCTTGGCGATCAGCGCCTGCAGGTCGGCGAAGGTGGTTTCAGTGTCGTCGTACTTGGGCAGCTCGACTTCGGCCAGGCGCGCCGATACGCCCTTGGCGAAGTCCACGGCGATCTGCACCTGGCGCACCAGCGGGAACATGTCCGGGTACAGGCGCGCCTGCAGCAGGGCGTTGGGCTCGATGTTCTTCGCCGTGGCGTGGGCTTCGGCCTTGTGCAGCACGTCGCTCAAGGCATTGAGCATTTGCTTGAAGACAGGAACGGAAGCGGCGTACAGGGAAATAGTCATGACAGTCTCGACAGGGAATGGCGGGAATACAGCGAGCAGCGATTATAGCCACAGCACGCCAGCACGGGGCCTTTATCCGCAGCGCTCCTGGCGATACACGCTGGGGGCCACGCCGAACCAGCGCTTGAAGCTCTGGGAAAAACTCGACAGGTCACTGAAGCCAAGCCTTTCGGCAACCTGGGACAGGCTCAGCCGCGGATTGCCCAGCAACTCCAGGGCCCGAGCGCCTCGATGCCCGGCCAGTACCTGCCGATAGCAGGTGCCCTCCTCCTGCAAGCGTCGCTTCAAGGTCCGCACGCTGGTGCACAGCAGCCGGGCCATGGCCGGCAAGTCCGGTACGCTTGCCGCCGGCAGGGCATCCAGGTGCTGGCGGACCAGCGCGGCAACCCCATGATGGGCCTGTCGCCGCTCCAGCAACTGCGCGCACATCTGCTCGCACATGGCCACCGTCAGCGGGTTGGCCTGGGGCAAGGGCCGTTGCAGGAAACGCCGGTCGAAGGCCAGGGTATTGGCGTCGGCCCGATAGTCGGCGGGCACCCCGAGAATCTGCGCCGGCTCGTCCCCTTCCAGCTCAGGGCTGACACTGCGACCGAAACGCAGCAGGCGAAAATCCGCACCGACTATTTCCTGCATCAGCGTCGCGGCGGCCGCCATGTCCCGCTGTAACAGGAACTGCGCCAACAAGGGGTCCGCCACCCGAGGCTCGGCAAAGGTCAGCACCCCGAGCCCCGGCTCCAGCCGGTAGCCGATCTCGGCAAAGGCATAGGTCAGCGGCAGGAAGCGCAAGGCCAGGGCCACGGCATCCGCCGGGGTGGCGCTGCTGATCAGGCCGTAGCCGAACAGGCCATAGGTGGAGAAGTGATAACGCGCACCCACTGCATACCCCAGGCCCCGGGGCTGGCCGAGCAGCGCCAGCAGGTTACTGGCCAGGCGCAACTCCTGGGCCGCCGACAGCAGGCTGTTGGGGTTTTGCAACTGCTCCCGGGACAGCCCGCAACCGGCCAGCAACCGCGCTGGCGCCAAGCCCTTTTCGCAGCCGAAACCGAGCAGCAGCAAGGCGCTGGACGGTCCCCGGGTGAACGACTGAGTGCTCATGGGCGCGGCTCGTGAAGAAAGGTGTTGGCCCAAATACTAAAGCACTTGTCCCGTTACAGCATGGGGTCCACGGTTTATTCCCCGCATGCTTCACTGATCGGGGCTGCACCGCAGAAACAAGGAAGTGGCCCCGGGAGCATCAACCCTGCGCCGCACAACAATAACAACGAGGTCGTCATGCCCGAATTCGCACCTGCTACACACCCCGCCCCCGACTCGGCCACACCGCTGGAGGCCATCATCATCGGCAGCGGCTTTGGCGGCCTGGGCATGGCCATCGCCCTGCGCAAGGCGGGCGTGCACCGTTTCGTCATTCTTGAAAAAGGCCAGGACGTGGGCGGCGTCTGGCGCGACAACAGCTATCCCGGCGCTGCCTGCGACGTGCCCTCGCACCTGTATTCGTTTTCCTTCGAACCCAACCCGCACTGGTCCCGGGTGTTCGCGCCCCAGGCAGAAATCCATGGTTACCTGCAACATTGTGCCGGCGTCTATGAGCTCAAACCCCATATCCGCTTCGGCGCCGAGGTGCGCCATGCCGAATTCGATACCGCCAATGCCTGCTGGCATGTCACCTGCGCCGATGGCCAGCGCCATGCCGCCCGCCTGCTGATCAGCGCCACCGGCCAGTTGAGCCGCCCGGCCCTGCCCGACCTGCCGGGCATGGCCAGCTTCCGCGGCCGGGTCTTCCACTCCGCCCACTGGGATCATGACTATCCCCTGGCGGGCAAGCGGGTGGCGGTGATCGGCACCGGCGCCTCGGCCATCCAGTTCGTCCCGGAGGTTGCCAGGCAGGTGGCCGAACTCAAGGTCTTCCAACGCTCACCGGCCTACATCATGCCCAAGGCCGACCGCCCCTACAGTGCCGAGGAAAAGCAGCGCTTCCTGCGCCAACCCTGGAAGATGAAGCTGGTGCGTGCGGCCCACTACCTGCACTTCGAATCCCGGGCTTTGGGCTTCACGCGCCTGCAGGGCCTGACCAAGTGGGTGGTCGGTGGCCCGTTCAAGAAGCTGCTGCACACCTCGGTCACCAGCCCCGAACTGCGCCGCCAGATGACCCCGGACTACCCCATCGGCTGCAAGCGCATCCTGCTGTCCAACGACTACCTCAAGACCTTCGACCAGCCCCATGTGCACCTGCTGACCCGAGGCATCCGGCAGATCACCGAGCACGGCATCGAAACCCTGGACGGCGAGGAACACGCCGTGGACGCGATCATCTATGGCACCGGTTTCGCCGCCACCGAGTTCCTCTCGCCCATGCGCATCACCGGACGCGACGGGCTCGACCTGAACCAGGCCTGGCAAGGTGGCGCGGCGGCCTACCTGGGCATCAGCGTGCCGGGTTTTCCCAACTTCTTCATGC
The DNA window shown above is from Pseudomonas protegens CHA0 and carries:
- the sstT gene encoding serine/threonine transporter SstT — its product is MSASPPSFLHSLKRLSLVTQIVIGLIAGIALALLAPEVAKSTTFIGKVFVSALKAVAPILVFVLVMASIANHKHGQETHIRPILVLYLLGTFAAAVVAVIASSLFPSALVLSTHDVAISAPGGITEVLQSLLLSVVDNPVSALMNANFIGILAWAIGMGVAIRHAGETTRTVLDDLSNGVTVIVRVVIRFAPLGIFGLVASTLATSGFNALLGYLHLLAVLIGCMLFVALVMNPLIVFWKIRRNPFPLVLTCLRESGITAFFTRSSAANIPVNLELSKRLGLHEDTYSVSIPLGATINMAGAAITITVLTLAAVHTLGIAVDLPTAVLLSVVAAICACGASGVAGGSLLLIPLACSLFGIPSEIAMQVVAVGFIIGVLQDSAETALNSSTDVLFTAAACMAQEDKAQASA
- a CDS encoding DUF1993 family protein; translated protein: MTISLYAASVPVFKQMLNALSDVLHKAEAHATAKNIEPNALLQARLYPDMFPLVRQVQIAVDFAKGVSARLAEVELPKYDDTETTFADLQALIAKVLAFIDGIQPAQIDGKEGIEIVTRPGTPKEKRFSGQSYLLTYGLPQFFFHVTTTYAILRHNGVEVGKRDYMGAF
- a CDS encoding AraC family transcriptional regulator, coding for MSTQSFTRGPSSALLLLGFGCEKGLAPARLLAGCGLSREQLQNPNSLLSAAQELRLASNLLALLGQPRGLGYAVGARYHFSTYGLFGYGLISSATPADAVALALRFLPLTYAFAEIGYRLEPGLGVLTFAEPRVADPLLAQFLLQRDMAAAATLMQEIVGADFRLLRFGRSVSPELEGDEPAQILGVPADYRADANTLAFDRRFLQRPLPQANPLTVAMCEQMCAQLLERRQAHHGVAALVRQHLDALPAASVPDLPAMARLLCTSVRTLKRRLQEEGTCYRQVLAGHRGARALELLGNPRLSLSQVAERLGFSDLSSFSQSFKRWFGVAPSVYRQERCG